ATTACCTCCTAAAATTCCCTCATATCCTTGAATTCCTGGTATCTCTTCAATATCATGTCTTCAGTCAGAGCCTTCAGGTTACCAGGACCGAAACCCTCAGCATTGAAGCTGGCAATGGCTGAAGCATAGACAACACCTTTCCTAAGATTCTTCTCGTCGTGATCCTTTGTCTTCGCAAGATAACCAATCAAAGAACCTCCGAACGAATCACCGCAGCCAGTAGGATCCCTAATGTCCTCCATGGGATAACCAGGAGCATTGAAGTGCTTTGAATCTGTGAATAACAACGCGCCATGCTCGCCTTTCTTTATGATGACTGCCTTAGGGCCCATCTTCAGGGCTTCATTAGCAGCCTTGACAAGATTAGGTGTGTTGAACAGCTGCCTCGCTTCACCGTCATTAAGGATAAAGACATCAACCTTCCTTATGGCTTCCAGCAATCTATCCCTCTTGTGCTCGATCCAGAAATTCATGGTGTCAAGCATTATCAACCTGGGGTTTTCAAGCTGGTCAATGACCTGAAGCTGGAGATCAGGATCAATGTTCGCGAGGAAGACATACTCTGCTTTTTTATATTTGTCTGGGAGCTTCGCATCAAAATTCTCAAGGCAATTCAGCTCAGTCCTCAGAGTCTTAGCCTCATTCATGTCAAACTCATAATAGCCAGACCAGCGGAAGGTCTT
The Candidatus Woesearchaeota archaeon DNA segment above includes these coding regions:
- a CDS encoding sugar kinase, which encodes MVNLVIVGTVGLDEVETPFGKKSDLLGGSATYAAYAASFFERPGMVAVVGKDFPEKHLSDFRKKGICTEGIKINHKTFRWSGYYEFDMNEAKTLRTELNCLENFDAKLPDKYKKAEYVFLANIDPDLQLQVIDQLENPRLIMLDTMNFWIEHKRDRLLEAIRKVDVFILNDGEARQLFNTPNLVKAANEALKMGPKAVIIKKGEHGALLFTDSKHFNAPGYPMEDIRDPTGCGDSFGGSLIGYLAKTKDHDEKNLRKGVVYASAIASFNAEGFGPGNLKALTEDMILKRYQEFKDMREF